The genomic segment ATTCATCCATCGTTGATCACGGAATTCGCCCGGCATTCTAAAAGAAAACGCAATATTCATCGCTCTAACTTCACCGATGCCCTCATCATTTAAAAATGACCTTATCTTGTTCATCATCGGAAAAAATCTTGTCCACATGCCCTCCATGAAAAATACATTATTTTTCTTGGCACATTCTAAAACTTCAGTTAATTCGCCTGCATTGACACATGCCGGCTTTTCTACCAATACTGATTTTCCGTGCTCCATCGCCATGATTGCCATTTTTTTATGTGCGGGATGCGGGACGGGAATATAGACAACATCAATATCCGGCCTTTTTAGCAAAGCATCATACTCTAGCGCCAAGGGAATATCGTGCTTTTGAGCCATCTTCTGCGCACTTTCTATTGTTCGCGACGATACAGCCACAATTTCCACATCCTTGAGCTGTTTGGCGCCACAAATCCATCTGTCTACAATACCTCCTGACCCTAATAAACCCCATCTTATTTTTCTATCCATTGTTATACTCCTCCTTTTCGCTTCGCCTGACCTGATGCCTCAAACCTTGTATTCGCTTTCATTCTAGCTTCTAGTTTACATGGTGGAACGACGAATTCCGATTGTCCAAACCAAGGCGTTTTTACCCAAAACCGGGCTACACCCCCGTTCGATCGCGATATTCCTGGGGAGTCATGTTCGAAAATGTCCTAAACAGCTTAATGAAATGCGGTACGGCCTGATACCCTATGATTCGGGCGATTTCATAAATTTTCTTGTCGCTGCTGCGCAGCAAATACGCGGCCAATTCCATCCGGTATCGCAAAATATATTCGCTCAAATTGTTTCCTGTTTCTGCCCGGTACGCTCTCGACAAATAAGCGGGATGAAGACCGATTTGCGCCGCAAGCGTCTGCAGCGATAAATTGTCGTTCATGTTTTGCTCGATGAATTTATGGACTTTGTCCACCAATCCTGTCTGCTTGACGCATGAATCTTCCAATTGTTCTTTAAGGCAGCGGAATATGAAAAATGCCCACTTCTCCAACTGCTTAAGAGAAGGAGCAGTTGGCATGAGACCGAAGGAGGATGCCCCGAACTCGCTTAGCAGCTTTCCTTTCTTGTGCGCCATATACTGATAGGCGTTAGCAATGGCGAAATACGCTTCATTGGCATACTCGGGGGGATAATCTACGCTTTTCAGTTCCTTGAATATTTCGATTAGCTTTTCCTCCGCATGCAGCCAGTTTCCCGTATCGAGCAAATGAATGAGGAGAGGAGGGCGATATAGCGATGTCAGCGTTCCAATTCGAACCTGATCAAGTAGGCCCGTGATCCGCAAAAATAAGCTTTGCCGCCCTTCTTCTATCCGCCTCATGCCATCGATTACTGAGCGGTACAGCCCGGGAAGGCCTTCGGGAAAAGACACCCCGTTCACGGCTAGCGCGATGGACACACTGCCATTCAAGAGGGACTCCGCCTTTTTCTTCAGTGCAGCCACCCGGACGTCCATCGTAATCCGATCGATTGTCGTGGCTTGTTGAGCCTGCCCGTTCGTACTGGCTTCCCCTTTGGCCGAAACGACAAAGACGAGATATTCATTATGATCACGGCAGAACCACAAGTGAAAGACGTCCCTAAACAATTCTTCCGCCATATTCGTGACCGCATATTCAATAAGCCCTCTATCCATGCTTTCATATTCTTGCAGCCTGCCCTCCAGCCTTACGATGAACAAGCCTACCTCCTGTCCCAAGGTGAAAGGCAAGTCCAATAGGAAAAGCTTTCGTTCCAGCTCCGCGAACGGGATGCCGTTATCGTGCAGCAAACGATTCAACAGCTCGTTGCGCAGCGTAGGCAAATTTTCTCTGAAGGCGTATACGTCACGTTGCTGCTGCTGCTGTTGCCTCATCTCGCAGGTAATTTCTTCGGATAATTTGCCCAGCATCTCCCGAAGCTGTTCGGGATTTACCGGCTTCATTAAGTAGCCAGACGTATTATACGGTACAACACCTTGTGCATATTCGAAATCGGCATACCCCGAAATAACGATAATTTTGACTTTGCGTCCCATTTCACGTATTTCTCGAATGAGTTCAATTCCGTTCATCTCCGGCATTCGAATATCCGTAATGATGATATGAATGTTTTGTTCCCGATAAAGCTTTAAAGCCTCCTCACCCGTATGGGCTTTATGAATATGCCTGATTTTAAGTTCATCCTTTGGAATGGTAGCGGCTATGCTGTCAACCTGGGAGGGAATATCGTCTACGATCAGCACTTCAAATATCGGAATCACCTCCGTTCTTAATCATCAATCCCACGCGAAGCCCACCTAAAGAGGAATGGTCGATCAAAAGCCCTGAGGATTGTCCGAAGTAATGCCTTAGACGTTGATGAACGTTCCTTAGCCCAAGGCTGTGATCCGCGCTTGATTTCAACTGCAAGGAATGCCTTAAAGCATTCAATTCCGCTTGCTGCATTCCGACGCCGTTATCTTCTACGATGAGTTCCCAGCCTTCCTCGGTCTGTTTGCCGGTTATGACGATTTCAAATTTCCCCATCTTGCCTTCCATTCCATGCACAATCGCATTTTCGACAAGCGGCTGAAACAGCAAGCGGGGCATAAGCAAAGAAAACATGCCTAATTCGATCTGTTCATGAAATTGCAGGCGCTCGGACTGCATCCGGTGGATTTCCAAATAATTGCGAATCAATTCCATCTCTTCGGCCAATGAAGTCAATTGCTGCTCCGTTCTGGTCGTATAACGATAATACTGGCTCAAGTGCTGGGTGAAGGCGACAATCGCTTTCGTCCGTTCAAGCTGAGCCATGCTTTGGATATATGCGAAGTTGTTATACAGAAAATGCGGATTGATTTGCGCCTGCAAATGCTTGAGGGACGACTCTTTGGCCTGAAGCTGTTCCGTGTACACTTTATCGATTAGCGTCTGAATATCGTGGGACATCAGGTTAAACTGCTCGATCAAATAATAAAACTCATTATTCGATATATGCTTGACCCGATGACCGTATTCGCCCCGCCGAAGCGACTTCACCGCCCGAATTAAATCGTAGATCGGCTTCTGCACGTTGCGGTACAAAAGCGCTGCGGCGGCAACCCCGAGAACCAGCAAAAGCAAGCCTGCGGCATAAAACATTTTCTTGCTATGATCAATGGGCTCCAGCACTTTTTGCATCGGTTGGAAATCGATTAAATACCATCCCAACGAGGCGGATGCCACATAATTGACAAGATACGGTTCATTGCGAAACGTCAATTTGACCGACCCTTCGGTCGGGTTCTGCGCTTTGATTTTATCGAATTGCTTAGCCATGGCATTGATTAAATCGGGCTCCGACTCCCGCGGCATAATCGGCTCGAAGCCCGGACAATAGAGAAACGGCTCTCCGACGCTGCCTTGCTTAAAACGATCCAGCATTTTGACTAGATTTTCCGACGAGAACGAGACTTCGACATACAAATTCGGATTTTCCGGCTTGGCGTTTGATTCGAAAGGCGTTATTAAATCCCGCACAAATGCGTTTTCCGGTCCCCGCTCCGTAACAATCATGCGATAATCCCAGCGCTGCTGGCTCGAATTTCTGAAGTAATCCGCATCGTGCTGCTGCAAATAATTCGTAGAAACCATTACGTCCGAAACCGGGGAATACACGGTGAAATCATTTACCCATTGGAAGGTGGTAGACTGCATATCCAGCTTCTGCAGCAGAAGCGTCTTCGATTGCAGCATGGAATAGGAAGGTTCGGAAGAAGAGCGGAGCTGCAGCTGCAGCGCATCCGGGTCGGACGCAACGACGAAGGCGGCTCTCCATAAACGGTCTGCTTCAACGTCCATCTGCTCCACAAAAAAACGGATGCGATTCATATTGACTTGAAGCAGCTCCTGCTCAACAACGCCGGTACTGATCTTATTCGACGAATTATACATCATAACGACAGGGATGAGCATGAGAACGATCACGATCATGACTTTCGTGAATATATTCATTCTGCCTCCCATAACGCTTCTGCTGTATAACATAGGTCTCCTCCAATTCAATTCTATCTTATCGGCCGGGAAGAATTACCCTAGGACTTCACCGAGCCAAGCACAATTCCTTTAACAAAATACTTTTGCAAAAATGGATACACGAGTAAAATCGGCAACGCGCCGATAAAAATTTGCGCTGTTTTAACCGTACGGTTGGAGAAATTGGCTATACTTTCCGATGTTACACCAATCCGCGACATATTGTCACTAACAATCATGGAATGCAAATAAGTGGCGAGCGGATAGCCATCCGGATTGGTCATATAGATTACGCCGTCAAACCATGAATTCCAATGAGATACCATCGAAAATAAAGATAATGTCGCAATGGACGGCATCGATACGGGCAAATAAACGCTCCAAAGCACTCTCAAATGACCAGCTCCATCGATATGGGCAGCCTCTTCCAGCTCCTGTGGAATCGTCCGGAAGAAATTGAGCATCAAAATCATATTCCACACGCTGACGGCTGAAGGCAAGATCAACGCCCAAATAGTATCGATTAGATGCAGCTTGCTGACCAATATATACGAGGGAATCAGACCGCCCGAGAACAGCATCGTGAATACAAAAATCCAGATGTAAATTTGACGCCCCGGGAATTTGTAGCTGGACTTCGATAAGCTGTAGGAAGCCATCGTGACCACTACCATGGAAAGGATCGTGCCTAACACGGTCCTCTCTACGCCAATCCACATGGCTTTAAGAAATTTCCCGTTGGCTAGCGTCTGGACATAGGCGTCAGTCGTAAAGCCGACCGGCCAAAAATTGACGATATTCGCTGTTGCCGCAGCCCGTGAGCTGAAGGATACCGCTAGCACATGGACAAGAGGAAGAATGCAAATGAGCGCCAGCAGGCAGAGAAAGACGGTGTTCAGTATCGTAAATACGGTGTAGCCTCTAGAGCGGTAGTGCATGGTCGACCTCCTCAAGCTTAAACGGATGAAGCCGTCCTTTGGCGGCAAAGCAACCGTTTCGCGATGAAATATAAGTCTATTTATAAGAGTGAGGCTTATAAATTCTTATATTTTAAAAAATCCGGTAGTTAGCTAGTTTATATGCCAATCTGTAGCTGATGACGATTAGAATGAAGCCGATTAATGACTTGAATAGTCCAACCGCCGTTCCGAAGCTGAATTGTCCGTTGTTCAGACCTTCCCGGTAAACGAATGTATCAATGATATCTCCGTGCGAATACACGAGCGGATTGTACAAGTTCAAAATTTGATCGAAGCCGGCATCCAAAATCCGGCCAAGCGATAGCGTCGCTACCACGATTACGATTGGCAAAATGAGCGGAATGGATATGGATTTGACTTGCTGCCAACGGGTAGCCCCGTCGATTTCGGCCGCTTCATATAAAGCCGGATTAATGCCTATTAGGGTAGCTAAGAAAATAATGGCAGAGAAACCAAATTCCTTCCACACGTCGCTTAGAATGACCGTAAACCGGAACCATGGACCGTTTCCTAAGAAAAAGATGCTGTCTATGCCGAATGAATTAAGGACGCGATTGACAATTCCGCCCTCCGTCGATAAAATATCGAGCATAATGCCACCTAAGATGACCCATGACAAAAAGTGCGGCAAATACACAAGCGTCTGCACGACTCTCTTGAAAAAAATCTTCCTGACTTCATTGAGCAGCAGAGCGAATACAATGGGGATGAATAAATTCATAATTACTTTAAATGCGGCGATAATTAACGTATTCCATATGACCTGCTTGCCGTCCGGATACGTGAACAGATACCGGAAATGATCCAAGCCCACCCAAGTCGACCCCTTGATGCCAAGCCAAGGCTGATAATCTTGGAAAGCAATGACAACTCCAAACAACGGGATATATTGAAACACGATGCATAATAGTAAGGCCGGCAACAATAGCATGTGGAACGGCCATGTTTTTCTCCAGTACATTGCCACTTCATACCCATCCTTTCATCGGAAAAACGGAAAGGAGACCGGCAGCAAATGCTGCCCTCTCCTCCGTCCTCCATTCCTGTTGTCAGCGCGCGTTACTGGTTTTCCGCATACCACGCATTGACTTCATCCGTAATTTTCTGGCCGCCATTATCCAGCCATTCTTTGACGAATTCATCGAAATATTCGATCGGTTGATCGCCATAAATAATTTTGAGGTAGCTTTCAGTAGCAAGCTTCTTCAGCAATTCGCCTTTGGATTTCATCGTCGGCGTCATTGGGCCGGTAAAATAGTTTTTCCCCTCCGTGATGCCTTGGTTAATGCGGACGCCCTGACCATCGATTTGTTTCTTCTTCATTTGTTTAACGTCAAATTCTTTGGAACTTACGGGTTCAGCGTTAGGGTCGGCCAAAAACTTCTTGACTGGAGCCTCGTTGGAGTAAGGAATCGTCACGCTTGAACCGAGAATATTCGTCATCATGAATCTCATATCCATACTTCTTCCGTCTTTAAGCGGCCATTGGTCTGCCGGAACGCCCGCTGCTTCGTAGTCGCCCTTGATGAGCTTGCCGTTGTATTTCACATAATCGTATCCTTCATAGTAACCGTCTTTCCAACGTGGATCGAAGAACGGATCGCCTTCTTGCTCCAATTGCTTCGCGAACATTTTGTTGAAATAAGCAAACCATACTTCGATATCCTTGAAGTCTTTATTAAATACGGTGAAGCCCGAAACCAACATTTTCTCCGCACGTCCTACCAAGCCATCCGGACCAGCTGGAAGCGGATATGGCTCAAAGTCGGCTTTGGGGTCGTTCTTGGTCGCGTCGCTCAGCGGCCAGTCACCCATCCAAGCCGGACCGAACATAATGCCGGCTTTGCCGCTGGCAACCAATTCGGAGGATTTTGACGGATCCTTGATTCCAGCTTCTTTGTCCATATAACCTTTGCTCATCCAATCTTTCATCGTCTGCAAATACAATTTGGCATCTGGATTAATCGCGCCATAGGTCAGCTTGCCATCTTCCCCCTTATTCCAGAAACTGCGGA from the Paenibacillus sp. BIHB 4019 genome contains:
- a CDS encoding response regulator, with translation MIPIFEVLIVDDIPSQVDSIAATIPKDELKIRHIHKAHTGEEALKLYREQNIHIIITDIRMPEMNGIELIREIREMGRKVKIIVISGYADFEYAQGVVPYNTSGYLMKPVNPEQLREMLGKLSEEITCEMRQQQQQQRDVYAFRENLPTLRNELLNRLLHDNGIPFAELERKLFLLDLPFTLGQEVGLFIVRLEGRLQEYESMDRGLIEYAVTNMAEELFRDVFHLWFCRDHNEYLVFVVSAKGEASTNGQAQQATTIDRITMDVRVAALKKKAESLLNGSVSIALAVNGVSFPEGLPGLYRSVIDGMRRIEEGRQSLFLRITGLLDQVRIGTLTSLYRPPLLIHLLDTGNWLHAEEKLIEIFKELKSVDYPPEYANEAYFAIANAYQYMAHKKGKLLSEFGASSFGLMPTAPSLKQLEKWAFFIFRCLKEQLEDSCVKQTGLVDKVHKFIEQNMNDNLSLQTLAAQIGLHPAYLSRAYRAETGNNLSEYILRYRMELAAYLLRSSDKKIYEIARIIGYQAVPHFIKLFRTFSNMTPQEYRDRTGV
- a CDS encoding histidine kinase — its product is MNIFTKVMIVIVLMLIPVVMMYNSSNKISTGVVEQELLQVNMNRIRFFVEQMDVEADRLWRAAFVVASDPDALQLQLRSSSEPSYSMLQSKTLLLQKLDMQSTTFQWVNDFTVYSPVSDVMVSTNYLQQHDADYFRNSSQQRWDYRMIVTERGPENAFVRDLITPFESNAKPENPNLYVEVSFSSENLVKMLDRFKQGSVGEPFLYCPGFEPIMPRESEPDLINAMAKQFDKIKAQNPTEGSVKLTFRNEPYLVNYVASASLGWYLIDFQPMQKVLEPIDHSKKMFYAAGLLLLVLGVAAAALLYRNVQKPIYDLIRAVKSLRRGEYGHRVKHISNNEFYYLIEQFNLMSHDIQTLIDKVYTEQLQAKESSLKHLQAQINPHFLYNNFAYIQSMAQLERTKAIVAFTQHLSQYYRYTTRTEQQLTSLAEEMELIRNYLEIHRMQSERLQFHEQIELGMFSLLMPRLLFQPLVENAIVHGMEGKMGKFEIVITGKQTEEGWELIVEDNGVGMQQAELNALRHSLQLKSSADHSLGLRNVHQRLRHYFGQSSGLLIDHSSLGGLRVGLMIKNGGDSDI
- a CDS encoding ABC transporter permease subunit → MYWRKTWPFHMLLLPALLLCIVFQYIPLFGVVIAFQDYQPWLGIKGSTWVGLDHFRYLFTYPDGKQVIWNTLIIAAFKVIMNLFIPIVFALLLNEVRKIFFKRVVQTLVYLPHFLSWVILGGIMLDILSTEGGIVNRVLNSFGIDSIFFLGNGPWFRFTVILSDVWKEFGFSAIIFLATLIGINPALYEAAEIDGATRWQQVKSISIPLILPIVIVVATLSLGRILDAGFDQILNLYNPLVYSHGDIIDTFVYREGLNNGQFSFGTAVGLFKSLIGFILIVISYRLAYKLANYRIF
- a CDS encoding carbohydrate ABC transporter permease, yielding MHYRSRGYTVFTILNTVFLCLLALICILPLVHVLAVSFSSRAAATANIVNFWPVGFTTDAYVQTLANGKFLKAMWIGVERTVLGTILSMVVVTMASYSLSKSSYKFPGRQIYIWIFVFTMLFSGGLIPSYILVSKLHLIDTIWALILPSAVSVWNMILMLNFFRTIPQELEEAAHIDGAGHLRVLWSVYLPVSMPSIATLSLFSMVSHWNSWFDGVIYMTNPDGYPLATYLHSMIVSDNMSRIGVTSESIANFSNRTVKTAQIFIGALPILLVYPFLQKYFVKGIVLGSVKS
- a CDS encoding extracellular solute-binding protein — its product is MGHYVKFAKLLALSIAIGVLPTLTACSSNNNQEPSGSPASTAESASSGAGTWEQKFNPPVTITTAIVDDGASRGNAFKPGESMEDNMNLRWMKENMGINVKFDFIVTKPEDYDTKLRLLLSSGAKLPDAFRAQGEPLQSLLAANKLMSLDEAIEKYAHPGYKELLKNYGYTLGEVKKDGKIYGLPSFFMGDEGTVMWIRKDWLDNLGLQPPKTLAEFENVLKQFTENDPDKNGKNDTIGLAVPLKEGPWTWMGQTDAIVAALTTQMINTSDIRSFWNKGEDGKLTYGAINPDAKLYLQTMKDWMSKGYMDKEAGIKDPSKSSELVASGKAGIMFGPAWMGDWPLSDATKNDPKADFEPYPLPAGPDGLVGRAEKMLVSGFTVFNKDFKDIEVWFAYFNKMFAKQLEQEGDPFFDPRWKDGYYEGYDYVKYNGKLIKGDYEAAGVPADQWPLKDGRSMDMRFMMTNILGSSVTIPYSNEAPVKKFLADPNAEPVSSKEFDVKQMKKKQIDGQGVRINQGITEGKNYFTGPMTPTMKSKGELLKKLATESYLKIIYGDQPIEYFDEFVKEWLDNGGQKITDEVNAWYAENQ